In a genomic window of Acidobacteriota bacterium:
- a CDS encoding DUF2817 domain-containing protein, which yields MGAMKVLQYSSVGILVVGIGLWFALTQFRLLDGESKVSTSGVYFSPDYFTARTRFREAVQKAGGRLQAIPLDAKGPANEELTIDIGWFGSDQPRCALLHESGLHGVEGFAGSAIQLELLDGLQRISSKLPEDTALVFAHVLNPYGMAWLRRFNESSVDLNRNFLEGGNYAGAPEKYAVLDPFLNPPSPPASDFYLLRAVWLILRHGFSSVKQATAGGQYEYPKGLFFGGKRLEQGPERYREFLAERLGKAERVAAIDVHTGLGQYAEDVLLVRNQDFAAMRTAFGERVAPLDPESSPAYRSSGSIDTMLAQVFSNSKLYFVTQEFGTENPVRVLQSLRDENRWHHYGDGTLDHPSKMRVKNAFNPPDDAWRSAVLNRGRELFDQSMGLLLSK from the coding sequence ATGGGTGCGATGAAAGTCCTGCAATACTCATCGGTTGGCATTTTAGTGGTTGGGATTGGCCTGTGGTTTGCCCTAACTCAATTTAGGTTACTTGACGGAGAGTCAAAAGTGAGCACATCTGGAGTGTATTTCTCCCCTGATTATTTCACCGCCCGAACTCGCTTCCGCGAAGCGGTGCAGAAGGCGGGCGGACGATTGCAAGCAATTCCGCTGGACGCCAAAGGCCCGGCCAACGAAGAACTGACGATTGATATTGGTTGGTTTGGCTCGGATCAGCCAAGATGCGCTCTATTGCACGAGTCGGGACTGCACGGCGTCGAAGGCTTTGCCGGCTCGGCCATCCAGTTGGAGTTGCTGGATGGCCTGCAACGCATTTCGTCCAAGCTCCCGGAAGACACCGCTCTGGTCTTCGCGCATGTACTGAATCCATACGGCATGGCTTGGTTGCGGCGCTTCAATGAATCCAGTGTGGACTTGAACCGCAATTTCCTCGAAGGCGGGAACTACGCAGGCGCTCCGGAGAAGTACGCCGTGCTGGACCCATTTCTCAATCCGCCTAGTCCCCCTGCATCGGACTTCTATCTGCTGCGCGCGGTATGGCTGATCCTCCGGCACGGATTCTCGTCAGTAAAGCAGGCCACTGCTGGGGGGCAATATGAATACCCAAAGGGTTTGTTCTTCGGTGGCAAGCGGCTGGAACAAGGGCCCGAGCGATATCGAGAGTTTCTCGCCGAGCGGTTGGGAAAGGCGGAGCGCGTCGCGGCGATTGACGTCCACACCGGCCTCGGCCAGTACGCTGAAGATGTGCTGCTCGTGCGGAATCAGGACTTTGCTGCTATGCGCACGGCTTTTGGTGAGCGCGTGGCTCCCTTAGATCCAGAGAGCAGTCCCGCCTACCGTTCCTCTGGATCGATTGACACCATGCTGGCGCAGGTCTTCAGCAACTCGAAACTATATTTTGTCACGCAGGAGTTTGGAACGGAGAACCCCGTCCGCGTTCTGCAGTCGCTGCGGGATGAAAACCGTTGGCATCACTACGGTGATGGCACCCTCGACCATCCCTCAAAAATGCGGGTGAAGAATGCTTTCAATCCTCCCGATGACGCATGGCGTTCCGCTGTGTTAAATCGCGGACGGGAACTATTTGATCAAAGCATGGGCCTTCTTCTCAGTAAGTGA
- a CDS encoding ATP-binding cassette domain-containing protein, with amino-acid sequence MTLTNSHSTRNILEVENLRVSYPIVGGVFARKIAEVRAVDGVSFVLQQGETLGLVGESGCGKSTVGRAIVNILRAMVYGVEISGRILYHPPQESPTTSTQGHNGPSHNDDAVDLAALSRAAMRPYRPDLQMIFQDPYSSLNPRMTVGQIVEEPLTIHARLTRQERVERVGWLLEKVGLTREQSSRYPHEFSGGQRQRIGIARALATNPRIVIADEPVSALDVSIQAQVINLMQDLQDEFGLSYLFIAHDLSLVRHISDRIAVMYLGHIVEVGSATSVYKAPMHPYSRALLSAVPRPDPDARLSERIHLVGEVPNPINKPSGCPFRTRCPIAQPSCADAVPPLELRGDRWVACPHV; translated from the coding sequence ATGACACTCACTAACTCACACTCGACTAGGAACATTCTGGAGGTAGAGAACCTGCGCGTCAGTTACCCCATCGTGGGCGGTGTCTTTGCGCGCAAGATCGCTGAAGTGCGCGCGGTTGATGGCGTGAGTTTCGTGCTTCAGCAAGGCGAGACGCTGGGGCTGGTGGGCGAATCCGGCTGCGGGAAAAGCACCGTGGGCCGCGCCATCGTGAACATCTTGCGCGCCATGGTCTATGGCGTGGAGATATCAGGACGCATCTTGTATCATCCGCCCCAGGAGTCGCCGACAACATCGACGCAAGGCCATAACGGCCCGAGTCACAACGATGACGCCGTTGATCTCGCCGCGCTTTCGCGCGCGGCCATGCGGCCCTATCGTCCCGACTTACAAATGATTTTCCAGGATCCCTACTCGTCTCTGAATCCGCGCATGACAGTAGGACAAATAGTAGAAGAGCCCCTGACCATCCACGCACGACTCACTCGCCAGGAGCGGGTCGAGCGTGTGGGCTGGCTACTAGAAAAAGTAGGACTCACGCGCGAGCAATCCTCGCGCTACCCGCATGAGTTCTCCGGCGGGCAGCGCCAGCGCATCGGCATCGCGCGCGCGCTGGCCACCAACCCGCGCATCGTGATCGCCGACGAGCCGGTCAGCGCGCTGGACGTCTCCATCCAGGCGCAGGTCATCAACCTGATGCAGGACCTGCAGGACGAGTTCGGCCTATCCTACCTGTTCATCGCGCACGACCTGTCACTGGTCCGCCACATCTCCGACCGCATCGCCGTGATGTACCTCGGGCACATCGTGGAGGTAGGCTCAGCGACCAGTGTTTACAAGGCTCCCATGCACCCTTACTCGCGCGCGCTGCTGAGCGCCGTGCCGCGACCCGACCCGGACGCGCGCCTCTCCGAGCGCATCCACTTGGTCGGTGAAGTGCCCAACCCCATCAACAAGCCGAGCGGCTGCCCCTTCCGCACGCGCTGCCCCATCGCCCAGCCGAGCTGCGCCGACGCCGTCCCTCCGCTGGAGCTTAGGGGCGACCGCTGGGTCGCCTGCCCCCACGTCTAA
- a CDS encoding ABC transporter ATP-binding protein — translation MQPRKTLLEVRGLRTYFDTEAGVAKAVDDVTFDLYEGEVLGVVGESGSGKSVTALSILRLIPSPPGRIVAGSIRFQGRELLQTSIDEIRSIRGKEIAMIFQEPMTSLNPVFSIGMQLTEAVLAHERITRKQAEARAIEMLERVGIADPGRRLNDFPHQFSGGMRQRVMIAMALLGTPSLLIADEPTTALDVTIQAQILELMLRMKDEQAGAAILLITHNLAVVAETCDRVMVMYGGKIQEVAPVRELFKNPLHPYTRGLLASLPAHDAGHEKTRHERLNTIPGNVPSIMELPVGCKFVTRCTERIERCFAEEPELIEITPGHSARCHLVSTELVT, via the coding sequence ATGCAACCCCGGAAAACATTGCTCGAAGTGCGCGGCCTGCGCACTTACTTCGACACCGAAGCCGGCGTAGCCAAAGCCGTCGATGACGTTACCTTCGACCTCTACGAAGGTGAAGTGCTGGGCGTGGTGGGCGAGTCTGGGTCGGGGAAAAGCGTCACCGCGTTGAGCATCCTGCGACTCATCCCCAGCCCGCCGGGACGGATCGTCGCAGGCTCCATTCGCTTTCAGGGGCGCGAGCTTTTGCAGACCTCCATTGACGAGATTCGCTCCATCCGCGGCAAAGAGATAGCCATGATTTTCCAGGAGCCGATGACTTCGCTGAACCCGGTCTTCTCGATCGGCATGCAGCTTACCGAAGCGGTGCTGGCGCACGAGCGCATCACGCGCAAGCAGGCCGAGGCGCGCGCCATCGAGATGCTGGAGCGCGTCGGCATCGCCGACCCTGGCAGGCGGTTGAACGACTTTCCGCACCAGTTTTCCGGCGGCATGCGCCAGCGCGTGATGATCGCCATGGCCCTGCTCGGCACCCCGTCGTTATTGATCGCCGACGAACCCACCACAGCGCTCGACGTGACCATTCAGGCGCAAATTCTCGAGCTGATGCTGAGGATGAAAGATGAACAAGCGGGCGCGGCGATCCTGCTCATCACCCACAACCTCGCCGTCGTCGCCGAGACCTGCGACCGCGTGATGGTGATGTACGGCGGAAAAATTCAGGAGGTCGCGCCGGTCCGCGAGCTGTTCAAGAATCCGCTGCATCCCTACACGCGCGGCCTGCTCGCCTCGCTTCCCGCACACGATGCCGGTCATGAGAAAACGCGGCACGAACGACTGAATACGATTCCGGGAAATGTCCCGAGCATCATGGAGCTGCCCGTCGGCTGCAAGTTCGTTACGCGCTGCACGGAGCGCATCGAGCGCTGCTTCGCCGAAGAACCGGAGCTGATCGAGATCACGCCGGGCCACAGCGCGCGCTGCCATCTAGTTAGTACGGAATTAGTCACATAG
- a CDS encoding ABC transporter permease: MSTDHSAANRLSAQPVPAPLPIGEAKPKPSLSVLQRRWRKFKTIKRGYYSFVIMLALYAISFFLPVLINDSALVVRYNGEFYFPSFRYYPASTFGMDAYGEPNYRALAQQLREQNADNWVLLPPYPYSPVESLLDLPGTPPHAPSAEHFFGTDDRGRDIFARLSYGFNVSMSFAIIVLLISYVIGIWVGALIGYFGGKLDMLGLRLIEIWSSLPFLYTIIIVSSIVVPIYMPGRNLLLQPSFWMLVAILTLFDWMGITYYIRGEYYREKSKDYVGAAIAMGASDWKIMFSHILPNSLTPVISFAPFFIVGNIGALVSLDFLGFGLPAPTPSWGELIGQGMENLTKWWLVFYPLGAMFITLLLIVFIGEAIREAFDPKSFSRLR, encoded by the coding sequence ATGTCCACGGACCACTCAGCCGCGAATCGTCTCTCAGCGCAACCGGTGCCCGCGCCGCTTCCCATCGGTGAGGCCAAGCCGAAGCCGTCGTTATCCGTCCTGCAGCGGCGCTGGCGCAAATTCAAGACCATCAAGCGCGGATACTATTCTTTCGTCATCATGCTGGCACTCTATGCGATCTCCTTCTTTCTGCCCGTGCTGATCAACGACAGCGCCCTCGTTGTGCGCTACAACGGCGAGTTCTACTTCCCATCGTTCCGCTATTATCCGGCGAGCACGTTTGGGATGGATGCGTATGGCGAACCCAACTACCGCGCGCTGGCGCAACAGCTCCGCGAACAGAACGCCGACAACTGGGTGCTGCTGCCGCCCTATCCTTATAGCCCGGTCGAGTCGCTGCTCGACCTGCCCGGCACGCCGCCGCACGCGCCATCGGCGGAGCATTTCTTCGGCACCGATGATCGCGGCCGCGACATCTTCGCGCGGCTCTCCTACGGCTTCAACGTGTCGATGAGTTTCGCCATCATCGTGCTGCTCATCAGCTACGTCATCGGCATATGGGTCGGCGCGCTGATCGGCTACTTCGGCGGCAAGCTCGATATGCTGGGCCTGCGCCTGATCGAGATATGGTCGTCGCTGCCGTTTCTCTACACCATCATCATTGTCAGTTCCATCGTCGTGCCCATCTACATGCCGGGCCGCAACCTGCTGCTGCAGCCCTCGTTCTGGATGTTGGTCGCCATCCTCACGCTGTTTGACTGGATGGGCATCACCTACTACATTCGCGGCGAGTACTACCGCGAGAAGTCCAAGGACTACGTCGGCGCGGCCATCGCTATGGGCGCGTCGGACTGGAAGATCATGTTCAGCCACATCCTGCCCAACTCGCTGACGCCGGTCATCTCCTTCGCGCCGTTCTTCATCGTCGGCAATATCGGCGCGCTGGTCTCGCTCGACTTCCTCGGCTTCGGCCTGCCCGCGCCCACGCCGAGCTGGGGCGAACTGATCGGACAGGGCATGGAGAACCTGACCAAATGGTGGCTGGTCTTCTACCCGCTGGGCGCGATGTTCATTACATTGCTGCTCATCGTCTTCATCGGCGAGGCCATCCGCGAGGCCTTCGATCCCAAATCATTCTCGAGGTTGCGCTGA
- a CDS encoding ABC transporter permease subunit has product MTAYFIRRFLLIIPTFIGITMAVFLVMHFVPGGPVERQIMQYKMAIATESGAAGGAPAQDLPEDAIEEMRRYYGFDKPVHVRYANWLWNVLRFDLGRSYIYQESVWDVIKSRFPISLFLGLTGFFLGYLVCVPLGVYKAIHHGSKFDFLSSSLVFLGYSIPGWAMGTALLVLLGGGSFWDVFPLGGFRPDNWEYLNFFQKIYQQLYYMFLPVLCYMIGSFATLTILTKNSLLETLGQDYVRTAFAKGLDERRVIFVHALRNSMIPIATGLGHVISIILAGSFLIEKVFNIDGMGYLGYTSILQRDYPVALGILVISSLLLLVGNILSDMIYVIVDPRIRFQ; this is encoded by the coding sequence ATGACGGCTTACTTCATCCGACGCTTCCTGCTGATCATTCCCACCTTCATTGGCATCACCATGGCCGTGTTTTTGGTGATGCATTTTGTCCCCGGCGGTCCCGTCGAGCGGCAGATCATGCAATATAAAATGGCGATAGCCACGGAGAGCGGCGCCGCCGGAGGCGCACCCGCGCAGGACTTGCCGGAGGATGCCATCGAAGAGATGCGCCGCTACTATGGCTTCGACAAGCCAGTCCATGTGCGATACGCCAACTGGCTTTGGAATGTCCTGCGATTCGATCTGGGCCGCTCTTACATCTATCAGGAATCCGTCTGGGATGTCATCAAGTCGCGCTTCCCTATTTCCCTCTTTCTCGGACTCACTGGATTTTTTTTGGGTTACTTGGTCTGCGTTCCGCTGGGCGTTTACAAGGCCATTCATCATGGCTCGAAGTTTGATTTTCTCTCGAGCTCGCTGGTCTTTCTTGGCTACTCGATTCCCGGCTGGGCCATGGGCACGGCGCTGCTGGTGCTGCTGGGCGGCGGGTCGTTCTGGGATGTATTTCCGCTCGGCGGCTTTCGTCCTGACAACTGGGAGTATCTGAACTTTTTCCAGAAAATCTATCAGCAGCTCTACTACATGTTCCTGCCGGTGCTGTGCTACATGATCGGCTCGTTCGCCACGCTGACCATCCTGACGAAGAATTCGCTGCTTGAAACGCTCGGGCAGGATTACGTCCGCACCGCGTTCGCCAAGGGCCTCGACGAGCGCCGCGTCATCTTCGTTCATGCGCTGCGCAACTCGATGATCCCCATCGCCACCGGGCTCGGCCACGTCATCAGCATCATTCTGGCCGGGTCGTTTCTCATCGAGAAGGTTTTCAACATCGACGGCATGGGCTACCTCGGCTACACGTCAATCCTGCAGCGCGACTATCCCGTGGCGCTGGGCATTCTGGTCATCTCCAGCCTGCTGCTGCTGGTGGGCAACATTCTTTCCGACATGATCTACGTCATCGTCGATCCGCGAATCCGGTTCCAGTAG
- a CDS encoding ABC transporter substrate-binding protein: MTKRRERIEFMKIWSTTMAMANSMPNSKSNRLVLVVSLGALAITLGTVGCGGNQPRQSESGGSGVAARSGSVSMDKNDYPVFPNADAGADPAASAEQGGKGFTGAGWETNTGFDFIGDPRALKGGMFRDHLLDFPGTLRLEGPESNSSFNYSVTTLAYETLLGLQPTTLEYIPALATHWQVSEDKMTFRFRLNPNARFSDGKPVTAADVVASFDFNMDKTLQSPSNVLVYGKFNRPEVESMYIVKVRAKELNWRNFLYFSGSMKIFPAHVLKDVNGERYLKDYNFKLLPGSGPYTIQEADIAKGKSISARRRKDYWAEKARANVGSNNFDELRFVVVRDETLAFEMFKKGELDGYAVSRARMWVEELNFDQIQRGLIMKRKIFNSEPRGFAGFAFNTRRAPFDDIRVRKALTLLVNRKQLIEKIMLNQYEQQNSYYANTPYENPDNPKNEYNPSEALKLLGEAGWKTRDAQGRLTKDGRPLEIELLYTSKTFEPHLTVYQEDLRRAGINVNLRLITGETQFQLINERRFQMSHQAWGGLLFPNPETSWHSSLANTDNTNNITGFKNARVDELLGQYDKMFNVDDRVRVIREIDGLLANSYEYALHWGAPYTRILYWNKFGHPQGYLARIGGYESIWSMWWFEPEMEAQLAETMRDSSKKLPPGEVDDRYWMQYAEQEKTATKARKVE, encoded by the coding sequence ATGACGAAGCGGCGCGAGAGGATCGAGTTCATGAAAATCTGGTCAACGACAATGGCAATGGCAAATTCAATGCCAAATTCAAAGTCAAATAGACTCGTGTTAGTCGTCAGTTTGGGCGCGCTGGCCATCACCTTGGGCACCGTGGGCTGCGGCGGCAATCAGCCTCGGCAGAGCGAATCAGGCGGCTCTGGAGTCGCGGCGCGCAGCGGCTCCGTCTCCATGGACAAGAATGACTACCCGGTCTTCCCCAACGCCGACGCCGGCGCCGATCCGGCCGCCTCCGCCGAGCAAGGCGGCAAAGGCTTCACCGGCGCAGGCTGGGAGACCAACACCGGCTTCGATTTCATCGGCGACCCGCGCGCGTTGAAGGGCGGGATGTTCCGCGACCATCTTCTGGATTTCCCCGGCACCCTTCGCCTGGAAGGTCCGGAGTCGAATTCCTCCTTCAATTACAGCGTAACCACGTTGGCGTACGAGACTTTGCTGGGCCTGCAACCAACGACTCTTGAATATATTCCTGCCCTGGCGACGCACTGGCAAGTATCCGAAGACAAGATGACATTCCGCTTCCGGCTGAATCCGAATGCCCGGTTCTCCGACGGCAAGCCGGTTACCGCCGCGGACGTAGTAGCCAGCTTCGACTTCAATATGGACAAGACCCTGCAATCGCCGTCGAACGTCCTGGTGTATGGCAAGTTCAATCGCCCTGAAGTGGAAAGCATGTATATCGTGAAGGTCCGCGCCAAGGAATTAAACTGGCGCAATTTTCTTTACTTCTCCGGCAGTATGAAGATATTTCCCGCACACGTCTTGAAGGATGTGAACGGAGAGCGCTATCTAAAAGACTATAACTTCAAGTTGCTACCCGGCAGCGGCCCTTACACCATTCAGGAAGCCGACATTGCCAAGGGCAAGTCCATCTCCGCGCGCCGCCGCAAAGACTATTGGGCGGAGAAGGCCCGCGCCAATGTAGGATCGAATAACTTCGATGAACTGCGATTCGTGGTGGTGCGCGATGAAACGCTGGCGTTTGAAATGTTTAAGAAGGGTGAGCTGGATGGCTACGCGGTTTCTCGCGCCCGCATGTGGGTGGAGGAACTCAACTTTGATCAGATACAGCGCGGCCTGATCATGAAGCGCAAGATATTCAACAGCGAACCGCGCGGCTTTGCCGGATTTGCCTTCAACACGCGCCGCGCCCCCTTCGATGACATTCGCGTGCGCAAGGCGCTAACCCTTCTGGTGAATCGCAAGCAGCTCATCGAGAAGATCATGTTGAATCAATATGAGCAGCAGAATTCCTACTACGCCAACACGCCCTACGAAAATCCGGACAATCCCAAGAACGAATATAATCCGTCCGAAGCGCTGAAACTGCTGGGCGAGGCCGGTTGGAAAACGCGCGACGCGCAGGGACGGCTGACCAAGGATGGCCGCCCGCTGGAAATCGAGCTGTTGTACACCAGCAAGACGTTTGAGCCCCATCTGACCGTCTATCAGGAAGACCTTCGCCGCGCGGGCATTAACGTGAACCTCCGGCTGATCACCGGCGAAACCCAGTTTCAGTTGATCAATGAGCGCCGCTTCCAGATGTCACACCAGGCCTGGGGTGGACTGCTCTTCCCAAATCCGGAAACGTCGTGGCACTCCTCGCTGGCGAATACGGACAACACCAACAACATCACCGGCTTCAAGAATGCACGGGTGGATGAGTTGCTCGGCCAATACGACAAGATGTTCAACGTGGATGATCGCGTGCGCGTAATCCGCGAAATCGACGGACTGCTGGCGAACTCCTACGAGTATGCCCTGCACTGGGGCGCCCCCTACACTCGCATCCTCTATTGGAACAAGTTCGGCCATCCGCAGGGTTACCTCGCGCGCATTGGCGGCTACGAGTCTATCTGGAGCATGTGGTGGTTTGAACCCGAAATGGAAGCGCAGTTGGCGGAGACCATGCGCGATTCCTCAAAAAAACTGCCGCCCGGCGAAGTGGATGACCGCTACTGGATGCAGTACGCCGAGCAGGAAAAGACCGCAACCAAGGCGCGGAAAGTTGAATGA
- a CDS encoding DUF1592 domain-containing protein, protein MSRHWLVGGLAVAVLGGSVVSASAQDPSTPAAAGSHAAAVNRYCVSCHNEKLKTGDLVLNNVDAENPAAAPEIWEKVVRKLRARSMPPSPLPKPDDATYTTLADFLEEKLDVAAAAKPDPGRTAAAHRMNRTEYSNAIRDLLALDIDAAAMLPSDDSGGFDNLGALLSVSPGLMERYLSAAGKISRLAVGDPSMKADVATYAVSPFLVQGERMSEDLPFGSRGGLAVKHIFPLDGEYKVKVRLQRTDGSGYVIGLAEPHALDVRVDNTRVKLLTIGGESVGLSEGAGAADSVPPDYNQSMWERNADDKLEINFQAKAGTHLVQIAFLGERWVPEGTFPERNYESLKESLVNGNERAAAEPTVSNIAISGPFKSNGSGVTPSRTKIFTCTPANAQEEAPCARKIISSLARLAYRRPVADADVNPLLTLYQAGRTGSTFEYGIQTALEGLLVSTDFIFRIQGDPAGAAPGSVYQLSDLDLASRLAFFLWSSIPDDELLTVAEQGKLKDPAVLEAQVRRMMADKKSSALVDNFAGQWLLLRNVKTRTPSRDEFPDFDETLRNDFEQETNLFLRSILREDRSVLDIVSADYSFLNDRLARHYGIQGVYGNQFRRVTLTDPNRRGLLGQGSILMVTSYANRTSVVMRGKWVLENILGAPPPPPPPNVPSLKEKGEGAKGTMRQQMEEHRKNPACMGCHSRMDPIGFALENFDAVGKYRNIDDGLPIDPSGVMPDGSKFDGIAGLRQSMLARPELIAHSVTEKLLMYSLGRALEHYDAPSLRKILDASAKDNYRWSSLVIGIVKSTPFQMRRARTS, encoded by the coding sequence ATGTCAAGACATTGGCTGGTGGGTGGGCTGGCGGTTGCGGTTCTGGGCGGCTCAGTGGTGAGCGCTTCGGCGCAAGATCCGTCAACACCTGCTGCGGCGGGTTCTCATGCCGCGGCGGTGAATCGTTACTGCGTCTCCTGCCACAACGAAAAATTGAAGACCGGCGATCTGGTCCTCAATAATGTGGATGCCGAGAATCCCGCCGCCGCGCCGGAAATTTGGGAGAAGGTGGTGCGTAAGCTGCGCGCGCGTTCCATGCCGCCGTCTCCGCTGCCCAAGCCCGATGACGCCACTTACACCACGCTGGCCGATTTTCTGGAAGAGAAGCTCGACGTCGCCGCTGCCGCGAAGCCCGATCCGGGCCGCACCGCCGCCGCGCACCGCATGAATCGCACCGAATACTCAAACGCGATCAGAGATCTACTGGCGCTGGACATTGACGCCGCCGCGATGCTGCCCTCGGACGACTCGGGCGGCTTCGATAATCTCGGCGCGCTGCTCTCCGTTTCTCCCGGCTTGATGGAGCGTTATCTTTCCGCCGCGGGCAAGATCAGCCGCCTCGCCGTGGGCGATCCTTCCATGAAGGCCGACGTGGCCACTTACGCGGTCTCGCCTTTCCTGGTCCAGGGCGAGCGCATGAGCGAAGACCTGCCGTTCGGCTCGCGCGGCGGGCTGGCGGTGAAGCACATCTTCCCGCTCGATGGCGAGTACAAGGTCAAAGTTCGTTTGCAACGCACCGATGGCTCGGGCTATGTGATCGGGTTGGCCGAGCCGCACGCGCTGGATGTTCGCGTGGACAACACCCGCGTGAAGCTGCTCACCATTGGCGGCGAGAGCGTGGGATTGTCCGAGGGCGCTGGCGCGGCGGATTCCGTGCCGCCGGATTACAACCAGTCCATGTGGGAACGCAATGCCGACGACAAACTGGAAATCAATTTCCAGGCCAAAGCGGGCACGCACTTGGTGCAGATTGCCTTTCTCGGTGAGCGCTGGGTGCCCGAGGGGACTTTCCCGGAGCGCAACTACGAATCTTTGAAGGAGTCGCTGGTCAATGGCAATGAGCGTGCCGCCGCGGAGCCGACGGTGAGCAATATCGCCATCAGCGGACCGTTCAAGTCGAATGGCTCGGGCGTCACTCCGAGCCGCACGAAAATTTTCACCTGCACTCCCGCGAACGCTCAGGAGGAAGCTCCCTGCGCCCGCAAAATTATTTCCTCACTGGCGCGGTTGGCATATCGCCGCCCGGTTGCCGACGCGGACGTGAACCCGCTGCTCACCCTTTATCAAGCCGGCCGCACCGGATCGACATTCGAGTACGGCATTCAGACCGCTCTCGAAGGTCTGCTGGTCAGCACGGATTTTATCTTCCGCATCCAGGGTGATCCGGCGGGCGCCGCTCCCGGCAGCGTGTATCAACTGAGCGATCTTGATCTGGCTTCGCGCCTGGCGTTTTTTCTGTGGTCCAGCATCCCGGATGACGAACTGCTCACCGTCGCGGAGCAGGGCAAGCTGAAAGACCCTGCTGTTTTGGAGGCGCAGGTGCGCCGCATGATGGCGGACAAGAAGTCCAGCGCGCTGGTCGATAATTTCGCCGGCCAGTGGTTGCTGCTGCGCAACGTGAAGACGCGCACCCCGAGCCGCGATGAGTTTCCGGATTTCGATGAAACACTACGCAATGATTTTGAGCAGGAGACCAACCTGTTCCTGCGGAGCATCCTGCGCGAAGACCGCTCGGTGCTGGATATCGTCAGCGCCGACTACTCTTTCCTGAATGACCGGCTGGCCCGCCACTACGGAATTCAAGGCGTCTACGGCAACCAGTTCCGCCGCGTTACGCTTACCGACCCGAACCGCCGCGGACTGCTCGGCCAGGGCAGCATCCTCATGGTTACTTCCTACGCCAATCGGACTTCAGTTGTGATGCGCGGCAAATGGGTGCTTGAAAATATTCTGGGCGCGCCTCCTCCTCCTCCTCCGCCCAATGTTCCTTCGCTCAAGGAAAAAGGCGAAGGCGCCAAGGGCACCATGCGTCAGCAGATGGAAGAGCACCGCAAGAATCCGGCCTGCATGGGCTGCCATTCGCGCATGGACCCCATCGGTTTTGCGCTGGAGAATTTTGATGCCGTCGGCAAGTACCGCAACATTGACGATGGCCTGCCGATTGATCCTTCCGGTGTCATGCCGGATGGCTCCAAGTTTGACGGCATCGCCGGTCTGCGCCAGTCCATGCTGGCGCGCCCGGAGTTGATCGCCCATTCGGTCACGGAAAAACTTCTGATGTATTCGCTGGGCCGTGCGCTGGAGCATTACGACGCTCCGTCGCTGCGGAAGATTTTGGATGCGTCGGCCAAGGATAACTACCGCTGGTCGTCGCTGGTAATCGGTATCGTGAAAAGCACGCCATTTCAGATGAGGAGGGCACGAACGTCATGA